A portion of the Cryptomeria japonica chromosome 5, Sugi_1.0, whole genome shotgun sequence genome contains these proteins:
- the LOC131068746 gene encoding large ribosomal subunit protein uL30y, whose amino-acid sequence MSAEEVKIVPESVLKKRKRNEEWEKNKKQQLEAAKVKNAKNRKLIFKKAEQYTKEYTEQEREVITLKREAKMRGGFYVEPEAKLLFIIRIRGINDMHPKTRTITRLLRLRQIFNGVFLKVNKATMNMLHRVEPYVTFGYPNLKSIRELIYKRGYGKVDKQRIPLTDNSVIEKVLGQYGIICIEDLIHEIVTVGPNFTKANNFLWPFKLSAPSGGLKKKRNHYIEGGDAGNREQKINELIRRMN is encoded by the exons ATGAGTGCAGAGGAGGTAAAGATTGTACCTGAGTCGGTTctcaagaagaggaaaagaaatgaAGAATGGGAGAAGAACAAGAAGCAGCAGTTGGAAGCTGCAAAAGTAAAAAATGCTAAAAACCGTAAACTGATCTTTAAGAAGGCTGAGCAATATACAAAGGAGTACACGGAACAG GAGCGGGAGGTTATCACATTGAAGAGAGAGGCAAAAATGAGAGGAGGCTTTTATGTTGAGCCAGAAGCTAAGCTATTGTTCATTATTCGAATCCGTGG TATCAATGATATGCATCCAAAGACCAGAACGATTACGCGACTTCTGCGTCTTAGGCAG ATCTTCAATGGTGTCTTTCTAAAAGTGAACAAAGCAACAATGAACATGTTGCATCGGGTTGAGCCATATGTGACCTTTGG ATATCCAAATCTAAAAAGCATAAGAGAGCTGATTTACAAGAGAGGTTACGGAAAGGTAGATAAGCAGCGAATTCCTTTGACTGACAATTCTGTCATTGAAAAG GTTTTAGGTCAATATGGCATAATCTGTATTGAAGATCTTATACATGAGATTGTTACTGTTGGCCCCAACTTCACAAAAGCAAACAACTTTTTATGGCCATTCAAGCTCAGCGCTCCATCTGGTGGACTGAAGAAGAAACGTAACCACTACATTGAAGGAGGTGATGCTGGGAATCGTGAACAGAAGATCAATGAGCTGATCAGGAGAATGAATTAG